From a single Chlamydia muridarum str. Nigg genomic region:
- a CDS encoding peptide ABC transporter substrate-binding protein: protein MRKVSVGICLLIALATAITGCSKSSSNKSNHSSSNQSVSVSMKDDPRTFDPREVRLLSDINLIHHLYEGLVQETPSGEVFPALAESFFLSEDKKTYTFHLKKALWSNGDLITAHDFVRSWNDVLQNRIASIYSFAFLPIDLSKDCGFFAKDNHTLVINLHTPTPHFLKLLTLPVFYPVHPEHQIRNEAKALPISTGAFCLKEKKDRRWLKLEKNPYYYNKEQVAIQEIHIHVIPDQQTASALFKQGKLDWQGLPWGHSIPQEALATANKRRTPQSFDISGTSWLTFNTSKVPFSHPKLRQALSLVLNKEALASPTFVKPAKHLLPTHLHTYPEQPTYKQQEAVILAKTLLQEALTDLNMTIKDLEKCPLIFSATSSVNSQMAQMMRDQWRRILGITFPICGKEYALLQNDLTTNTFFMSINGWFADFSDPLAFLSVFSSKGIKPYALQDPLFDQLILSIETEKDPRKRISLISEASLYLEKQNIIEPLYHDVFHYAANNKLSFVRLHPSGLVDMRYAKNS, encoded by the coding sequence ATGCGCAAGGTATCAGTGGGAATCTGCTTGCTTATCGCATTAGCAACAGCAATTACCGGCTGCTCCAAATCCTCCTCAAACAAATCAAATCACTCCTCCTCTAATCAAAGCGTATCTGTGAGCATGAAGGACGATCCTCGCACGTTTGACCCTCGAGAGGTTAGGCTTCTTTCGGATATTAATTTGATTCACCATCTTTATGAGGGACTGGTTCAAGAGACTCCTTCCGGAGAGGTTTTCCCTGCATTAGCAGAAAGTTTCTTCCTATCTGAAGATAAGAAAACCTACACTTTCCACCTAAAAAAAGCACTCTGGAGTAATGGAGACCTGATTACTGCTCATGATTTTGTACGTTCTTGGAACGATGTTTTGCAAAATCGCATTGCAAGTATCTACTCTTTCGCTTTTTTACCCATTGATTTAAGTAAAGATTGTGGATTCTTCGCTAAGGACAATCATACACTTGTTATCAATTTGCATACCCCTACTCCACACTTTCTGAAATTACTTACCCTTCCAGTATTTTATCCTGTGCACCCCGAACATCAAATTCGGAATGAAGCAAAAGCTCTTCCAATATCTACAGGGGCTTTTTGTTTAAAAGAGAAAAAAGATCGGCGGTGGCTTAAATTAGAAAAAAATCCCTATTATTATAACAAAGAGCAAGTTGCGATCCAGGAAATCCACATACATGTGATTCCTGATCAGCAGACCGCTTCTGCTTTGTTCAAACAAGGAAAATTGGATTGGCAAGGACTTCCTTGGGGACACAGCATTCCCCAAGAAGCTTTAGCAACAGCAAATAAACGTCGTACTCCTCAATCATTTGATATATCTGGCACCTCGTGGCTCACGTTCAACACATCAAAAGTACCCTTCAGCCATCCCAAGTTGCGACAAGCTTTAAGCCTTGTTCTAAATAAGGAAGCCTTAGCCTCTCCAACCTTTGTTAAGCCCGCTAAACACCTACTTCCTACACACCTGCACACTTATCCAGAGCAACCTACTTACAAACAACAAGAAGCCGTCATTTTAGCCAAAACTCTGTTACAAGAAGCATTAACAGATCTTAATATGACTATAAAAGATCTTGAAAAATGCCCTTTGATTTTTTCAGCGACATCTAGCGTCAACTCACAAATGGCCCAAATGATGCGCGATCAATGGCGAAGAATTTTAGGAATAACATTCCCTATTTGCGGGAAAGAGTATGCTTTATTACAAAATGATTTGACCACCAACACTTTTTTTATGTCCATAAACGGTTGGTTTGCAGACTTTTCCGATCCTTTAGCCTTCTTGTCTGTTTTTTCTTCTAAGGGAATCAAACCTTATGCCTTACAAGACCCTCTGTTTGACCAGCTTATTCTCTCTATAGAAACGGAAAAAGATCCTCGAAAGCGTATTTCTCTGATTTCCGAAGCTTCTCTATACCTAGAAAAACAAAATATCATAGAACCGCTCTATCACGATGTTTTTCACTATGCCGCAAATAATAAACTTTCTTTTGTTAGATTACATCCCTCAGGTCTTGTCGATATGCGGTATGCAAAAAACTCTTGA
- a CDS encoding ABC transporter permease, protein MLGYIKKRLLFNLLSLWVVVTLTFFIIRTIPGDPFNDENGNVLSEEILAILNKRYGLDKPLFTQYLIYLKCLLTLDFGESLIYKDRTVIGIITTALPSSAILGLESLCLALFGGITLGILAAFYKRGCGRTIFFSSIIQISVPAFVIGAFLQYIFAIKYSLLPIACWGDFSHTLLPSIALAIAPMAFITQLTYASVSASLKKDYVLLAYAKGLSPLKVLIKHVLPYALFPVISYSAFLITTLMTGTFSIENLFCIPGLGKWFICSIKQRDYPMTLGLSVFYGAFFMLISLLCDLLQAWIDPQIRYSYGKEHSKQ, encoded by the coding sequence ATGCTCGGGTACATAAAGAAGCGACTACTTTTTAATTTGCTTTCTTTATGGGTAGTGGTCACTCTAACATTTTTTATCATTAGAACAATTCCAGGAGACCCTTTTAACGATGAAAATGGGAATGTTCTTTCAGAAGAAATTTTAGCAATTTTAAATAAGCGCTATGGGCTGGATAAGCCTTTATTTACTCAATATCTCATCTATCTAAAATGTTTACTAACATTAGATTTCGGAGAATCACTCATTTATAAGGATCGCACTGTAATTGGCATTATTACTACCGCGCTTCCCTCTTCTGCTATTCTCGGACTTGAGAGCCTTTGTTTAGCTCTTTTTGGAGGAATTACTCTTGGGATTCTTGCAGCCTTTTATAAAAGAGGATGTGGCAGAACTATTTTTTTCTCATCTATCATTCAAATATCTGTTCCTGCTTTCGTTATAGGAGCTTTTCTGCAGTATATCTTTGCTATAAAATACTCATTGCTTCCAATAGCTTGTTGGGGAGATTTTTCACACACATTACTCCCCTCAATTGCTCTAGCAATTGCTCCAATGGCATTCATTACTCAGCTAACCTATGCTTCCGTGTCCGCATCTTTAAAAAAAGATTATGTTTTATTAGCTTATGCCAAAGGACTTTCTCCTCTTAAGGTGTTAATAAAACACGTTTTACCCTACGCATTATTTCCAGTAATTTCATACTCGGCTTTTCTCATAACGACTCTAATGACTGGGACTTTTTCTATAGAGAACCTTTTCTGTATTCCTGGTCTAGGGAAATGGTTTATTTGCAGTATTAAACAAAGAGATTATCCTATGACCTTGGGACTCTCAGTCTTTTACGGTGCTTTTTTCATGTTAATCTCTCTTCTTTGTGATCTTTTGCAAGCATGGATAGATCCTCAAATTCGTTATTCTTATGGGAAAGAGCATTCTAAACAATAA
- a CDS encoding ABC transporter permease: MFRSGSLRTWNYIRTNKMLLLGCTVLTVLILSAIFLPSLYPDYEKTFPNYALQAPNKLFPFGTDNLGRCMLARTLQGIRLSLLIAVSATIIDVCLGLLWSTLALAGGKKIADFMSRITEILFSLPRIPVIILLLVIFNHGILPLILAMTITGWIPIARIIYDQFLLLENKEFVLSARALQASTFHILRKHLLPNTLGPIISTLIFTIPNAVYTEAFISFLGLGIQPPYASLGTLVKEGIHSLDYHPWLFFIPSFFMVIISVSFNCIGEGLRTKLLEENTLV, translated from the coding sequence ATGTTTCGATCTGGTTCGTTACGTACTTGGAATTATATCCGCACAAACAAAATGCTATTGCTAGGCTGCACGGTTTTAACCGTTTTGATTTTATCTGCAATTTTTCTACCTAGCCTTTATCCTGATTATGAAAAAACTTTTCCTAACTATGCTCTTCAAGCGCCTAACAAATTATTTCCTTTCGGAACCGATAATTTAGGGCGCTGCATGCTGGCTCGCACTCTTCAAGGAATTCGGCTCTCTTTATTAATTGCAGTATCCGCCACAATTATTGATGTGTGTCTTGGATTATTGTGGTCTACCTTAGCTCTTGCCGGTGGGAAAAAGATTGCAGATTTTATGAGTCGCATTACAGAAATTCTTTTTTCTCTCCCACGAATTCCTGTGATCATTCTTTTGTTAGTAATCTTTAATCATGGAATTCTCCCCCTCATTTTAGCAATGACAATAACTGGATGGATTCCCATAGCGCGTATTATTTATGACCAATTTTTATTGTTAGAAAATAAAGAGTTTGTTTTATCAGCTCGAGCCTTACAAGCATCAACTTTTCATATTTTAAGGAAGCATTTACTTCCGAATACTCTGGGACCAATCATTTCCACCTTAATTTTTACCATCCCTAATGCTGTATACACAGAAGCCTTTATTAGTTTTTTAGGGCTAGGAATTCAACCTCCTTATGCCAGTCTAGGAACTCTTGTAAAAGAAGGTATTCATTCTTTGGACTATCATCCCTGGCTTTTTTTTATTCCTTCATTTTTTATGGTGATTATTTCTGTTAGCTTTAATTGTATCGGAGAGGGACTACGAACTAAATTGTTAGAGGAAAACACCCTTGTCTAA
- a CDS encoding ABC transporter ATP-binding protein: MSKTLLKIENLVVAIKESNQRLVNHLSLTIKQRQSLALVGENGSGKTTVSKAILGFLPDNCCIQSGKIFYSGTDITRLSRKEFQSIRGKKISTIFQNAMGTLTPSMRVGTQIIETLRHHFVMSKEEAFAKARELLVSVHIESPDRCLQLYPFELSGGMCQRVSIAIALATNPELIIADEPSTALDSISQAQVLRVLKQIHQNNNTALLLITHNLALVSELCEEMAIIHHGEIVEQGPVHELLRSPSHPYTQKLIRAIPKIPNLYNPKHSKTAAIPAYQPFN; the protein is encoded by the coding sequence TTGTCTAAAACTTTATTGAAAATCGAAAATTTAGTCGTGGCGATAAAGGAATCGAATCAACGATTAGTTAATCATCTATCGCTGACTATCAAACAACGCCAAAGTTTGGCGCTTGTAGGAGAAAATGGTTCAGGGAAAACAACCGTTTCCAAAGCGATCCTTGGGTTTTTACCAGATAACTGCTGTATTCAATCAGGGAAAATTTTTTACTCAGGAACAGATATTACTCGTTTATCTCGAAAAGAATTTCAAAGCATTCGAGGAAAAAAAATATCGACTATTTTCCAAAATGCTATGGGAACCCTTACACCCTCTATGCGCGTAGGAACTCAAATTATAGAAACCTTACGACACCATTTTGTCATGTCCAAAGAAGAAGCTTTTGCTAAAGCTCGAGAGCTTCTTGTAAGTGTGCATATTGAGTCTCCCGATCGCTGCTTACAATTATATCCCTTTGAACTCAGCGGGGGTATGTGTCAGCGGGTCAGCATTGCTATAGCTTTAGCAACAAATCCAGAATTAATTATCGCAGATGAGCCTTCAACAGCTTTGGATTCTATATCACAAGCTCAAGTCCTTCGCGTATTAAAGCAAATTCACCAAAATAACAACACAGCTCTGCTACTTATCACCCATAATTTGGCTTTGGTATCAGAGCTCTGTGAGGAAATGGCTATTATACACCATGGAGAAATCGTAGAACAAGGTCCTGTGCACGAGCTATTGCGCTCACCATCCCATCCCTATACTCAAAAGTTGATTAGGGCTATTCCCAAAATTCCCAACCTTTACAATCCTAAACATTCAAAAACCGCTGCAATACCAGCATATCAACCTTTTAATTAG
- a CDS encoding ABC transporter ATP-binding protein: MPKLVTIKNLSLTIRKQTILKNIHMEVHRGECLTIVGASGSGKTSLALTILGLLSPDSQDAITFHLPSKTPKAKAIQMIWQDVYSSLNPMMTVQEIIAEPLHIIGGLSKSQQQAEITRALKLVNLSKSFLSLRPNKLSGGQRQRVAIAKALVCNPELIICDEPLSALDTMNQGLILELFQTIKNQYNNAFLFITHDMSAAYALADKIAVMDQGALVEIASKEEIFFSPQHIKTRELLDAIPSFTFAF, translated from the coding sequence ATGCCTAAGCTAGTTACAATTAAGAACCTTTCTCTTACCATTCGAAAACAGACAATTCTAAAAAACATTCACATGGAAGTGCATCGAGGAGAATGCCTGACAATAGTTGGCGCGAGTGGATCTGGTAAAACTTCTCTGGCACTCACAATTTTAGGATTATTATCCCCTGATTCTCAAGATGCTATAACCTTTCACCTTCCCTCGAAAACACCAAAAGCTAAAGCTATCCAAATGATTTGGCAAGATGTTTATAGTAGCTTGAATCCTATGATGACCGTTCAAGAAATCATCGCGGAACCTTTGCATATCATAGGTGGCCTCTCTAAAAGTCAACAACAAGCAGAAATTACTCGCGCTCTGAAACTAGTTAACCTTTCCAAATCTTTTCTATCTTTACGCCCTAATAAACTAAGTGGCGGTCAACGTCAACGCGTAGCCATAGCAAAAGCTTTGGTTTGCAATCCGGAATTAATTATTTGTGACGAGCCTTTATCTGCTTTGGACACAATGAATCAAGGACTTATTCTTGAGCTATTCCAAACAATAAAAAATCAGTACAATAACGCTTTTTTATTTATCACCCATGATATGTCCGCTGCCTATGCTTTAGCAGACAAAATTGCTGTTATGGACCAAGGAGCTTTAGTAGAAATTGCTTCTAAAGAAGAAATTTTTTTCTCTCCCCAACATATAAAAACTCGTGAGCTTCTTGATGCTATTCCGTCATTTACTTTCGCTTTTTGA
- a CDS encoding DUF1186 domain-containing protein — protein sequence MTMEISHILEDLVYDNGVLPREAIEAAIVKHNQITPYLLKILEEAIDHVSDIIDDDCYQGHLYAMYLLAQFRETRALPLIIKLFSFEQDIPHAIAGDVLTEDLSRILASVCDDVSLIQELIETPRVNPYVQAAAISSLVSLVGVKKLSRGAAIRYFGELLNYRLEKRPSFAWDSLVASICALYPKELFYPISKAFSAGLIDKSFISMEDVETIIHEESIDSCLQEVFSSTDLIDDTLEEMEKWLERFPFES from the coding sequence CTGACGATGGAAATCTCCCATATTTTGGAAGACCTCGTTTATGACAACGGTGTTCTTCCTAGAGAAGCTATAGAAGCTGCGATCGTCAAACATAACCAAATCACTCCTTACCTTCTTAAAATTTTGGAAGAAGCTATTGATCATGTGTCTGATATTATTGACGATGACTGCTATCAAGGTCATCTTTATGCCATGTATCTTTTAGCTCAATTCAGAGAAACTCGAGCTCTTCCTCTTATCATTAAGTTATTCTCTTTCGAGCAAGATATCCCTCATGCAATTGCAGGAGACGTGCTTACAGAAGATCTTTCTCGTATCTTAGCCAGCGTTTGTGACGACGTTTCTCTTATTCAAGAACTTATCGAAACTCCTCGCGTAAACCCTTATGTTCAAGCGGCAGCTATCTCTAGTTTAGTGTCCCTTGTTGGCGTAAAAAAACTTTCTAGAGGAGCTGCTATCCGTTATTTCGGAGAACTACTTAATTATCGGCTAGAAAAACGCCCTTCTTTTGCGTGGGACAGCCTCGTGGCATCTATTTGTGCTCTCTATCCTAAAGAGCTTTTTTATCCTATCAGCAAAGCCTTTTCAGCTGGTTTAATCGATAAGTCTTTCATTAGCATGGAAGACGTCGAAACAATTATTCATGAAGAATCTATTGACTCTTGTTTACAGGAAGTCTTTTCCTCTACAGATCTCATCGATGATACTTTAGAAGAAATGGAAAAATGGTTAGAAAGATTTCCTTTTGAGTCATAG
- a CDS encoding anion permease, whose amino-acid sequence MDKQKRFLSLVFLTFTLFGIWFCPHSDFVDPKAWHLFAIFTTTILGIILQPAPMGAIVIMGISLLLVTKTLTLDQALSGFHSPIAWLVFLSFSIAKGVIKTGLGERIAYFFIKVLGKSPLGLSYGLVLTDFLLAPAIPSLTARAGGILFPVVMGLSESFGSSVEKGTEKLLGSFLIKVAYQSSVITSAMFLTAMAGNPIVSALASHSGVALTWAIWAKAAILPGIVSLACMPFVLFKLFPPQITSCEEAVETAKIRLKEMGPLKQGERIILLIFSLLISLWTFGDSIGVSATTTALIGLSLLVLTDILDWQQDVLSNTIAWETFLWFGALIMMASFLSSFGFVNFVGDSVIGMVQGLSWKIGFPVLFLIYFYSHYLFASNTAHIAAMYPIFLTVSISLGVNPMFAALALAFASNLFGGLTHYGSGPAPLYFGSQLVSVQEWWRSGFILSIVNLIIWLGLGSWWWYCLGLIR is encoded by the coding sequence ATGGACAAACAAAAACGCTTCTTATCGCTTGTATTTCTGACTTTTACTCTTTTTGGAATTTGGTTCTGTCCGCATTCTGATTTTGTTGATCCCAAGGCGTGGCATTTATTCGCGATATTTACCACGACTATTCTTGGAATTATTTTACAGCCCGCTCCCATGGGAGCCATTGTTATCATGGGCATTTCCTTACTACTCGTTACAAAAACTTTGACCTTAGATCAAGCTCTATCAGGATTCCATAGTCCCATTGCTTGGCTAGTGTTTCTCTCCTTCTCTATAGCAAAAGGTGTGATCAAAACAGGCCTCGGTGAACGAATCGCTTATTTCTTTATTAAAGTCTTAGGGAAAAGCCCTTTGGGATTGAGCTATGGACTAGTTCTCACAGATTTTTTACTAGCACCAGCCATCCCCAGTCTAACAGCTCGAGCAGGAGGGATTCTCTTCCCTGTCGTTATGGGTTTATCCGAATCTTTTGGAAGTTCTGTAGAAAAAGGCACGGAAAAACTTTTAGGCTCCTTCTTGATTAAAGTAGCTTATCAAAGCTCTGTGATCACCAGTGCTATGTTTTTGACTGCAATGGCTGGGAACCCTATTGTTTCTGCTTTAGCAAGTCACTCTGGGGTAGCATTAACATGGGCCATTTGGGCTAAAGCGGCTATCCTGCCAGGAATTGTTAGCTTAGCCTGTATGCCCTTTGTACTTTTTAAACTATTCCCACCACAAATCACCAGCTGTGAAGAAGCTGTGGAAACTGCAAAAATTCGTCTAAAAGAAATGGGGCCTTTAAAACAAGGCGAACGAATCATCCTACTCATCTTTTCCCTATTGATCTCCTTATGGACTTTTGGAGATTCTATAGGCGTTTCCGCAACAACAACAGCTCTTATAGGACTATCGCTGCTCGTACTCACGGATATCCTTGACTGGCAACAAGATGTTCTCTCTAACACCATTGCATGGGAAACTTTTCTCTGGTTCGGCGCTTTAATTATGATGGCATCTTTCCTAAGTTCTTTTGGATTTGTTAATTTTGTAGGAGATTCTGTTATTGGAATGGTTCAAGGATTATCCTGGAAAATCGGGTTCCCAGTACTTTTTCTTATCTATTTTTACTCGCACTATTTGTTTGCAAGTAATACAGCTCATATTGCTGCCATGTACCCAATTTTTCTTACGGTATCGATCTCTTTAGGAGTGAATCCGATGTTTGCAGCTTTAGCTCTAGCTTTTGCTAGTAATTTATTCGGAGGACTTACACACTATGGATCAGGACCGGCTCCCTTGTATTTTGGATCTCAGTTAGTTTCCGTGCAAGAATGGTGGCGCTCAGGATTTATTCTTAGCATAGTTAACCTAATTATTTGGTTAGGCTTAGGCAGTTGGTGGTGGTACTGTTTAGGATTAATTCGCTAA
- a CDS encoding diphosphate--fructose-6-phosphate 1-phosphotransferase: MSSSKHSSLCQKTPPLCRELQKAPALLLTEDTRFSALLNDRVETVAQLFPCTYESPYRKFIPKSDLPLDIAPLKVGVMLSGGPAPGGHNVILGLLHSIKKLHPHSKLLGFIRNGHGLLNNNTVEITEEFMKEFRNSGGFNCIGTGRTNIITEENKARCLQTANQLDLDGLVIIGGDGSNTATAILAEYFAKHRAKTVLIGVPKTIDGDLQHLFLDLTFGFDTATKFYSSIISNISRDALSCKGHYHFIKLMGRSSSHITLECALQTHPNMALIGEEIAEKGTSLSALIQGICEMISDRAAMGKYHGVILIPEGVIEFIPEIQTLVKEIESFPEQTDLSQALSPSSQQLLHQFPEDIRHQLLYNRDAHGNVYVSQISVDKLLIHLVQNHLETHFKHVPFNAISHFLGYEGRSGTPTHFDNVYSYNLGYGAGILVFNRCNGYLTTIEGLTNPIEKWRLRALPIVRMLTTKTNKDGTLYPLIKKGLVDISSPVFNKFSLYRKIWALEDSYRFVGPLQIHSPEDSHSDDFPPLILFLNHNEWQKRCSICLEIPDQDY; this comes from the coding sequence ATGTCGTCTAGTAAACATTCTTCTCTTTGTCAAAAGACACCTCCTTTGTGCAGGGAGCTTCAAAAAGCTCCCGCACTCCTCTTAACAGAGGACACTAGATTTAGTGCTCTTCTTAATGATCGTGTAGAGACTGTAGCGCAATTATTCCCATGTACCTATGAATCCCCCTATCGCAAGTTTATTCCTAAATCCGATCTCCCTTTAGATATAGCTCCTCTTAAAGTTGGTGTTATGCTTTCTGGAGGTCCTGCTCCTGGAGGGCATAATGTCATTTTAGGGTTGCTCCATAGCATTAAAAAATTACATCCTCATAGCAAACTTTTAGGGTTCATTCGTAATGGTCATGGCCTACTCAATAATAATACAGTAGAGATTACAGAAGAGTTCATGAAAGAGTTTCGTAACTCTGGAGGATTTAACTGTATTGGAACTGGCCGAACAAATATCATTACTGAAGAAAATAAGGCACGTTGCTTACAGACAGCGAATCAGCTTGATTTAGATGGTTTAGTCATCATCGGAGGAGATGGGTCAAATACAGCTACAGCGATTCTTGCTGAATACTTTGCAAAACATCGTGCCAAAACTGTGCTAATCGGTGTACCTAAAACTATAGATGGTGATTTACAACATCTCTTCTTGGACTTAACTTTTGGTTTTGATACCGCTACCAAATTCTATTCATCGATTATCAGCAATATTTCTAGAGATGCGTTGTCTTGTAAGGGGCATTATCACTTTATTAAACTGATGGGGCGATCTTCATCGCACATCACACTAGAATGTGCGCTACAAACTCACCCAAATATGGCTCTCATAGGAGAAGAGATAGCAGAAAAAGGCACTTCTCTTTCAGCCCTAATACAGGGAATTTGCGAGATGATATCTGATCGAGCCGCTATGGGGAAATATCATGGGGTTATTCTTATCCCAGAAGGGGTTATCGAGTTTATTCCCGAGATACAAACTCTTGTCAAAGAAATTGAATCCTTCCCCGAACAAACAGACCTTTCCCAAGCATTATCCCCCTCATCCCAACAACTTTTGCATCAATTTCCAGAAGATATTCGTCACCAGCTTCTATATAACCGCGATGCTCATGGGAATGTTTACGTATCTCAAATTAGTGTCGACAAACTTCTTATTCATTTAGTTCAGAATCATCTGGAAACTCATTTCAAACATGTCCCTTTTAATGCCATTTCTCATTTTCTCGGTTATGAAGGACGCTCAGGTACCCCCACCCATTTTGATAACGTATACAGCTATAATTTAGGTTATGGTGCAGGTATCCTTGTCTTCAACCGCTGCAATGGGTACTTAACTACTATCGAGGGATTAACTAATCCTATTGAAAAATGGCGGCTACGAGCTTTGCCTATTGTACGTATGTTAACCACGAAAACAAATAAAGATGGGACCCTTTATCCGTTAATTAAGAAAGGTTTAGTGGATATTTCTAGTCCTGTTTTTAATAAATTCTCTCTCTATCGCAAAATTTGGGCATTAGAAGATTCCTATCGTTTTGTAGGGCCTTTGCAAATACATTCTCCAGAAGATTCTCATTCTGATGATTTTCCCCCATTAATTTTGTTTTTAAATCATAATGAATGGCAAAAACGCTGTTCGATTTGCTTAGAAATCCCTGACCAGGATTATTAG